From a region of the Paenibacillus lutimineralis genome:
- a CDS encoding SPFH domain-containing protein, whose protein sequence is MGFFKNQFANVVEWEEFRDDMIFWKWNNREIKKGSKLIIRAGQDAIFMNGGKVEGIFQEDGEYNIESEIIPFLSTLKGFKFGFNSGMRVEVLFVNTKEFTVKWGTQNPILIPTPQLPGGMPIRANGTFNFKVNDYVTLIDRIAGMKESYLVEDVKIRITSILDQLLMKWISREGKDMFNLQANASDIAKGIREDLDMEVMANGMTITGFQVMSFNYPQEIQDMITKTASHEMIGNLQKYQQVSITDAMASGKLQGGGAASDMAGMMMGMNMANEMMKNMNQGSNQGANSQSAAGGQSQPANNPSAPQGDGAKPNFCPNCGAKNEGANFCPNCGQKLG, encoded by the coding sequence ATGGGATTTTTTAAGAATCAGTTTGCCAACGTTGTAGAATGGGAAGAGTTCCGTGATGATATGATCTTCTGGAAGTGGAACAATCGGGAGATCAAGAAGGGCAGTAAGCTAATTATTCGTGCAGGCCAGGACGCTATCTTTATGAATGGTGGCAAGGTCGAGGGGATTTTCCAAGAAGATGGGGAATATAACATTGAATCTGAGATCATTCCATTCTTATCTACGCTGAAAGGCTTCAAGTTTGGCTTCAACAGTGGCATGAGGGTGGAAGTCCTCTTCGTGAACACGAAGGAATTTACCGTGAAATGGGGGACCCAGAATCCGATTCTGATCCCGACTCCGCAGCTTCCAGGCGGCATGCCGATTCGCGCGAACGGTACGTTCAATTTCAAAGTAAATGATTATGTTACGCTGATCGATCGGATCGCCGGAATGAAGGAGAGCTACCTTGTTGAGGATGTTAAGATCCGCATCACTTCCATACTGGATCAACTGTTAATGAAGTGGATCAGTCGAGAAGGCAAGGACATGTTCAATCTTCAGGCTAATGCCTCTGACATTGCCAAGGGGATTCGTGAGGATCTGGATATGGAAGTGATGGCGAATGGCATGACAATCACAGGCTTCCAGGTGATGAGCTTCAATTACCCGCAAGAAATTCAGGATATGATCACGAAGACAGCATCCCATGAAATGATCGGCAACTTGCAGAAATATCAGCAGGTCAGCATTACCGATGCTATGGCGTCTGGTAAGTTACAGGGCGGTGGCGCTGCTTCGGATATGGCTGGGATGATGATGGGAATGAACATGGCGAATGAAATGATGAAGAATATGAATCAAGGTTCGAATCAAGGTGCGAATTCGCAATCGGCTGCTGGGGGCCAGTCACAGCCTGCCAACAACCCTTCGGCTCCACAAGGAGACGGTGCTAAACCGAACTTCTGCCCGAACTGCGGTGCGAAGAACGAAGGTGCTAATTTCTGTCCGAACTGCGGTCAGAAGTTGGGTTAA
- a CDS encoding ABC transporter permease produces MLIAKKQRAPASTKTAAGRNYKWLMVKRNKALYLFILPAFLYFFIFAYIPMYGVQIAFKDFIATKGFGGSPWADPLFKHFITFFSSVRFGEIFWNTIRISLYYLLISFPAPIILALMINEVRGTRFKKLVQNITYMPYFISTVVLVGMIDLFFSNSGLVNQLTGLFGLEPVLFLQKEALFDHMYVWSGVWQATGYGSVIYFAALAGVSPELHEAATIDGATRLQRVIHVNIPAIMPTIIIMLIISVGGIMNLSFEKVLLMQKDINIASSEVISTYVYKLGIQKAQYSLSSAVGLFNNLINLALLIMVNRVARKVGETSLW; encoded by the coding sequence TTGTTAATAGCCAAGAAGCAGCGTGCTCCTGCGAGTACAAAGACAGCGGCGGGCAGGAATTATAAATGGCTGATGGTGAAACGCAACAAGGCGCTATACTTATTTATACTACCGGCATTTTTATACTTCTTTATATTTGCCTACATTCCGATGTACGGCGTGCAGATCGCGTTCAAGGATTTTATCGCCACGAAGGGCTTCGGAGGCAGTCCGTGGGCCGATCCCCTATTTAAGCATTTTATAACCTTCTTCAGCTCGGTGCGGTTCGGTGAAATATTCTGGAATACAATCCGGATCTCCCTGTATTATTTGCTTATCAGCTTCCCGGCTCCGATTATACTGGCGCTGATGATCAACGAGGTTCGCGGCACCCGGTTCAAGAAGCTGGTGCAGAATATTACCTATATGCCCTACTTCATCTCCACCGTTGTTTTGGTAGGCATGATCGACCTGTTTTTCTCCAACTCGGGGCTGGTCAACCAACTGACAGGGTTATTTGGTCTCGAACCGGTATTATTTCTGCAAAAGGAAGCGTTATTCGATCATATGTATGTATGGTCAGGCGTGTGGCAGGCGACAGGGTACGGCTCGGTCATTTATTTTGCGGCGCTGGCTGGAGTATCGCCCGAGCTGCATGAAGCGGCTACAATCGATGGGGCGACTCGCCTTCAGCGGGTGATTCACGTCAATATTCCGGCAATTATGCCGACAATCATAATTATGCTAATTATCAGCGTCGGCGGGATTATGAACCTGAGCTTTGAGAAGGTGCTGCTGATGCAGAAGGATATCAATATCGCCAGCTCGGAGGTGATCTCGACCTACGTGTACAAGCTGGGGATTCAGAAGGCGCAGTACAGCTTATCGTCTGCGGTCGGCCTGTTCAACAATCTCATCAATCTGGCTCTGCTCATCATGGTTAACAGAGTCGCTCGTAAAGTTGGCGAGACATCATTGTGGTAA
- the rhaM gene encoding L-rhamnose mutarotase: MERIAFIMYLHPGNQFEYHKRHNQLWPDMKQALKEHGASNYSIFLDQEADTLFAYLEVENKADFDKIAETDICKKWWAYMAPIMKSNPDNSPVAKNLKQVFYLP; the protein is encoded by the coding sequence ATGGAACGAATCGCATTCATCATGTATTTACATCCAGGGAATCAATTTGAATATCACAAACGCCATAATCAGCTATGGCCGGACATGAAGCAGGCCCTGAAGGAACACGGCGCTTCCAACTACTCGATCTTCCTCGACCAGGAGGCCGATACCCTGTTCGCTTATCTGGAGGTTGAGAACAAAGCCGATTTCGATAAAATCGCAGAGACAGACATCTGCAAAAAGTGGTGGGCCTACATGGCCCCCATTATGAAGTCCAATCCAGACAACAGCCCCGTGGCTAAAAACTTGAAGCAAGTGTTCTACTTGCCATGA
- a CDS encoding PspA/IM30 family protein, whose protein sequence is MGIFSRLKNMTRANVNSWKDQSDEPEKSIDEYLRSLNSDLGKVKAETASLLAEERRAKNALDECCAEIIKMQRYADKSVEAGNEDESRKFLEQAKKLGERLSDLQNAYNLASSKAASMKQVQDRLIVDLAGLEQRRIELKGKLAEARLQQEVNSDGLSSGQASFREIEEQMTQAIHEAEALAELRKDDPDNK, encoded by the coding sequence ATGGGGATTTTCTCAAGATTAAAGAATATGACGAGGGCCAATGTGAACTCTTGGAAGGACCAATCAGATGAACCTGAGAAGTCAATTGATGAGTATTTGCGCAGTTTGAACAGCGATCTGGGTAAAGTGAAAGCAGAGACGGCTTCTTTGCTCGCGGAGGAGCGAAGGGCCAAGAACGCGCTGGACGAGTGCTGTGCCGAGATCATAAAAATGCAGAGGTATGCAGATAAATCGGTGGAAGCAGGTAATGAGGATGAATCGCGAAAATTTCTGGAGCAGGCTAAGAAGCTTGGTGAAAGGTTAAGCGACCTGCAGAATGCCTACAATCTGGCTTCTTCTAAGGCTGCCAGCATGAAGCAGGTCCAGGACAGGCTGATTGTGGATCTGGCAGGGCTGGAGCAGAGACGGATCGAGCTGAAGGGGAAGCTGGCAGAAGCCAGACTCCAACAAGAAGTGAATTCTGACGGCCTATCTTCCGGTCAGGCTTCGTTCCGAGAGATTGAAGAGCAGATGACACAGGCGATCCATGAGGCGGAAGCGCTGGCCGAGCTTCGAAAGGATGATCCGGATAACAAGTAA
- a CDS encoding alpha/beta hydrolase encodes MGQVLKRISWVFIGIISMLLLVITVSFMNHRIQLNREAGLLNPPGIMVNVNNHQMHVYAEGSGPRTLVFLSGGGTSSPVLDFKGLYSKLSDRYRVVVVEKAGYGYSETAEVSRDIDTILEETRSALSLAGEQGPYILFPHSMSGIEALYWAQKYPDEVTSIIGLDPAVPEAYDKYPLPSKFMMGLTGFGARMGITRFFPGIVNSSPAIEENLLTEQEKSVYRAIFYKKTQTSNMNEEVRMIADNARRVAEGGIPEVPMYFFISDGAEIPLSDWKGQLMTYAESAAHGKYMTLDCGHYVHDYEPEIIADESVKYIDGL; translated from the coding sequence ATGGGACAGGTACTGAAGAGGATAAGCTGGGTATTCATCGGAATCATAAGTATGTTGCTGCTAGTTATCACCGTCAGCTTCATGAATCATCGGATTCAATTGAATAGAGAGGCGGGCCTGCTGAATCCGCCAGGAATAATGGTGAATGTGAACAATCACCAGATGCATGTGTATGCCGAAGGGAGCGGGCCAAGGACGCTGGTCTTCCTGTCAGGGGGTGGCACGTCCTCACCGGTGCTGGATTTCAAGGGTTTGTATTCTAAGCTGTCGGACCGTTATAGAGTCGTTGTTGTAGAGAAGGCGGGCTATGGCTATAGTGAGACTGCGGAGGTATCCCGGGATATCGATACGATCCTGGAGGAGACGAGAAGTGCTCTAAGCTTGGCAGGCGAGCAAGGGCCCTACATTCTATTTCCACATTCCATGTCTGGGATTGAGGCATTGTACTGGGCACAGAAATACCCAGATGAGGTCACTTCTATTATCGGACTGGACCCAGCCGTGCCGGAGGCCTATGATAAATACCCTCTGCCGTCCAAATTTATGATGGGATTGACGGGCTTTGGAGCCCGGATGGGCATTACCCGCTTCTTCCCGGGGATTGTGAACTCTTCGCCTGCGATCGAGGAGAATCTTCTCACCGAGCAAGAGAAGAGCGTATACCGCGCGATCTTCTATAAGAAGACGCAAACCTCCAATATGAATGAAGAGGTTCGGATGATCGCAGATAATGCCAGGAGGGTAGCGGAGGGCGGGATTCCCGAAGTGCCGATGTACTTCTTCATATCGGATGGGGCAGAGATACCGCTATCTGATTGGAAGGGTCAATTGATGACCTATGCGGAATCGGCAGCTCACGGGAAGTATATGACTCTGGATTGTGGTCATTATGTTCACGATTACGAGCCTGAGATTATTGCAGATGAGAGCGTGAAGTACATAGATGGGCTTTAG
- a CDS encoding TPM domain-containing protein has protein sequence MKKRGALLGLAAVLLLLVGYLFSPAPFVTAAVETKKLIYDKANLLTEEEYIELNKLANELGAKRDTDIMIITTNNDQNLDVVVITEKFYDTQAPGYDKPHGNAVLLTLDMRNREVYLAGFYKAEYYLGDDRLDKIRGKITPDFSEGDYKQGFEKYIRTSYKYMDFKPGVNPDNILFNIWFQLIGALAIGAIVAGIMAARTGGRVTVSRRTYEDGSTSGIVGKEDRYIRTTVTKQKIEKSSGSSSSGGGGGGGITGGGHSHSGSRGSF, from the coding sequence GTGAAGAAGCGTGGTGCATTACTAGGTTTGGCAGCCGTTCTGCTGCTTCTAGTAGGATATCTGTTTAGCCCGGCTCCATTTGTTACAGCAGCTGTAGAGACTAAGAAATTAATCTACGATAAAGCAAATCTGCTTACAGAGGAAGAATATATTGAGCTGAATAAGCTGGCTAATGAATTAGGAGCCAAAAGAGATACGGACATTATGATTATTACGACCAATAATGATCAGAACTTAGATGTTGTGGTGATTACGGAGAAGTTCTATGATACTCAGGCACCGGGGTACGATAAGCCGCATGGTAATGCCGTCCTTCTGACACTGGATATGAGGAATCGCGAGGTGTATCTAGCCGGATTCTATAAAGCAGAGTATTACCTGGGCGATGATAGACTAGATAAGATCCGCGGCAAGATTACACCAGATTTCTCGGAGGGTGATTATAAGCAGGGATTCGAGAAATATATCAGAACATCCTATAAATATATGGACTTTAAGCCCGGAGTGAACCCGGACAATATTCTGTTTAATATTTGGTTCCAATTGATCGGGGCCTTGGCGATTGGAGCTATAGTAGCTGGTATTATGGCTGCTCGTACTGGCGGACGTGTTACTGTAAGCCGACGAACCTACGAGGATGGTAGTACGTCAGGGATCGTAGGCAAGGAAGATCGGTACATTCGGACAACGGTCACGAAGCAGAAGATTGAGAAGAGCTCCGGCTCCAGCAGTTCTGGCGGTGGAGGCGGTGGCGGAATTACCGGCGGGGGACACTCGCACAGCGGCAGCAGAGGCTCGTTCTAA
- a CDS encoding TFIIB-type zinc ribbon-containing protein, whose product MNVIEYKCPNCGSGMVFDSEKGTLTCHSCGRQDNIEQNLDPLGQQAFQADEVQEYHCTSCGAVIIADVETAATMCSFCGSAVVLGDRLSGKLAPSLVIPFSISKEQAMQAFKKWCKNGLLTPSGFMAANRIKGMTGVYVPFWLYELHNKVDAYGHATKVRTYTRGDYRYTETEHFDIYRGLRLNYLRVPIDASKKMDDELMDRLEPFPYDKLKSFKTPYLAGYAAEKYSYTETDLLPRAQDKIRQYIEESISSSVSGYTTFHFTDKQIDTRMRNAEYCMVPVWMFQYDYNQKSYTFAMNGQTGKVVGKPPLSAGKVIAWFAGVTSFSFLLLKIISWAMGGGFL is encoded by the coding sequence ATGAACGTAATTGAGTACAAATGTCCGAATTGCGGCAGCGGTATGGTCTTCGATTCGGAGAAGGGAACACTTACATGTCATAGCTGCGGCAGACAGGATAATATCGAGCAGAACCTGGATCCTCTTGGCCAGCAGGCATTCCAGGCAGACGAAGTGCAGGAATACCATTGCACAAGCTGTGGAGCGGTGATTATTGCTGATGTGGAGACAGCGGCTACGATGTGCAGCTTCTGTGGCTCCGCTGTCGTTCTCGGCGATCGCTTGAGCGGGAAGCTCGCTCCGTCGTTAGTCATTCCTTTCTCGATCAGTAAGGAGCAGGCGATGCAGGCTTTCAAGAAATGGTGCAAGAATGGCTTGCTGACCCCGAGCGGATTTATGGCTGCAAATCGTATCAAAGGAATGACAGGAGTGTATGTCCCGTTCTGGTTGTATGAATTACATAACAAAGTGGATGCCTATGGACATGCGACGAAGGTGCGGACTTATACCAGGGGAGATTACCGCTACACGGAAACGGAGCATTTTGATATCTATCGGGGGCTGCGTCTGAACTATTTGCGCGTACCGATTGACGCGTCGAAGAAGATGGATGATGAGCTGATGGATCGACTGGAGCCTTTTCCTTATGATAAATTAAAGAGCTTCAAGACCCCTTATCTGGCCGGTTATGCAGCAGAGAAGTACAGCTATACCGAAACAGATCTGCTGCCACGGGCCCAGGATAAGATCAGACAATATATCGAGGAGTCGATCTCATCGTCGGTATCGGGATACACGACCTTCCATTTTACCGATAAGCAGATTGATACGAGGATGAGGAATGCGGAATACTGCATGGTCCCGGTATGGATGTTCCAATACGACTATAATCAGAAGAGCTACACCTTCGCGATGAATGGCCAGACGGGTAAGGTGGTAGGCAAGCCTCCGCTTAGCGCAGGGAAGGTGATCGCATGGTTTGCAGGTGTTACCAGCTTCTCCTTCCTGTTACTTAAGATCATCTCCTGGGCGATGGGAGGTGGGTTCCTGTGA
- a CDS encoding carbohydrate ABC transporter permease: MQVQETKADKLFNTTNIVILVVILLLTLYPLWFIVSASISNPDLVNSGKMLLWPKDISFAGYKSIFHDSSILRGYFNTILYTVGGTVINLIVTVMAGYALSRKDFVGGKFFTIMFLITMFFSGGLIPTFMTVKSVGLYNSPWVMVILGATSMTNIIITRTFFQTTIPTEVQEAAQIDGCSNIRLFLQVVLPLSSAIVAVMALFSAVAHWNGYFTALIYIRDEQWKPLQIVLRETLLKSQFNANLLQQGGDTAGLLQEELRAAEQIKYALIVIASLPVMAMYPFVQKYFVKGVTLGSVKG; this comes from the coding sequence GTGCAAGTACAAGAGACAAAGGCTGATAAGCTGTTCAATACAACGAACATCGTTATTCTGGTTGTTATTTTGCTGCTCACGCTGTATCCGTTATGGTTTATTGTAAGCGCTTCGATCAGCAACCCGGATCTGGTCAATTCCGGCAAAATGCTGCTATGGCCCAAAGACATCTCCTTCGCCGGCTATAAGAGCATCTTCCATGATAGCAGTATCCTGAGAGGGTACTTCAACACGATCCTCTATACGGTTGGCGGAACGGTAATCAATTTAATTGTGACCGTGATGGCGGGATATGCGCTGTCGCGCAAAGATTTTGTAGGAGGTAAATTTTTCACCATTATGTTCCTCATCACGATGTTCTTCTCCGGCGGTCTCATTCCGACATTTATGACGGTGAAGAGCGTAGGGCTATACAATTCACCCTGGGTGATGGTCATTCTGGGAGCTACATCCATGACCAACATTATTATTACGAGGACCTTCTTCCAGACAACGATTCCGACGGAGGTTCAGGAAGCGGCGCAGATTGACGGCTGCTCCAACATACGCCTGTTCCTGCAGGTCGTGCTCCCGCTATCCTCGGCGATCGTGGCTGTAATGGCATTGTTTAGCGCCGTCGCTCACTGGAACGGTTACTTCACCGCCTTGATCTACATCCGGGATGAGCAGTGGAAGCCGCTGCAGATTGTGCTGCGTGAGACGCTGCTGAAGAGTCAATTCAACGCCAATCTGCTTCAGCAGGGTGGCGATACGGCAGGACTGCTGCAGGAGGAGCTGCGGGCGGCGGAGCAGATCAAGTATGCGCTGATCGTCATTGCGTCTTTGCCGGTTATGGCGATGTATCCTTTTGTCCAGAAGTATTTTGTCAAAGGGGTCACGCTCGGATCGGTCAAAGGCTGA
- a CDS encoding extracellular solute-binding protein, with translation MKRGVKARGFAGFMVMILVFASMVGCSTSTNSANSGNGTKNNSSASNNKGAAGEGPDYLNPVGEYPITKDKITLTVMGKKDPGGTEWSELEIFKRLAEKTNLDLKFELAEGDTFNEKKNIALVGGEYADIILRGVEKTDEETYGPQGIFLDLTDLIDKYAPNIKALLDKEPAVRAAVTSMDGKIYGLPYYFKTATTQGHLSFFDSQWMKNVGIETPPTTTDELYTMLKAFKEQDANGNGDPNDEIPFSGVGLIAMQNLLIPAFTGMTGGIGFDVNDAGEVVYVPAMPEYKEFLAYANKLYKEGLIDREFSTQTSQQWQAKVKGGLVGVYNASPTLLDPETTKTEQLSLVPLTSPTNDKRVVKTPDSLYTSRAVITDKCKYPEAAIRLLDMFYATEENAVDGFYGNTVFLGYEGEHWKYTDDTKTKYEWISPITGFSDINKSVSVNMELPGLLDFTAIPANYPLMEMKVNQVNQNQVPYYRDAYPVNARFTTKESERGNVIENDLFSYVNLMTTKFIIGEESLDNFNSYIETLDKMGLPELMEIKTAALQRWNEAIK, from the coding sequence ATGAAAAGAGGGGTAAAAGCAAGAGGCTTCGCAGGGTTCATGGTCATGATTCTGGTGTTCGCCTCAATGGTGGGCTGCTCGACATCGACCAATTCGGCTAACTCGGGTAATGGGACGAAGAATAATTCCTCAGCCTCGAACAACAAAGGGGCCGCGGGTGAAGGCCCGGATTACTTGAATCCGGTCGGTGAATATCCGATTACGAAGGATAAAATTACGCTGACGGTGATGGGCAAGAAGGACCCGGGCGGCACCGAGTGGAGCGAGCTTGAGATCTTCAAACGGTTGGCGGAGAAGACAAACCTTGATCTGAAGTTTGAGCTGGCTGAGGGCGACACCTTCAACGAGAAGAAGAATATTGCGCTGGTTGGCGGGGAATATGCCGACATTATCCTGAGAGGTGTAGAGAAGACCGATGAAGAAACCTATGGGCCGCAGGGGATCTTCCTCGACCTGACCGATCTGATCGATAAGTATGCACCGAATATTAAGGCGCTGCTTGACAAGGAGCCGGCTGTCCGCGCCGCTGTTACTTCAATGGATGGGAAAATCTACGGTCTGCCTTACTACTTCAAGACGGCGACAACACAGGGGCATCTTAGCTTTTTTGATTCACAGTGGATGAAGAATGTCGGTATCGAGACCCCTCCAACGACAACGGATGAGCTCTATACGATGCTGAAGGCGTTCAAGGAGCAGGATGCGAACGGCAACGGCGACCCGAATGACGAAATTCCGTTCTCCGGCGTCGGCCTGATCGCAATGCAAAACCTGCTGATCCCTGCATTCACCGGAATGACCGGCGGCATCGGCTTCGATGTCAATGATGCGGGCGAAGTAGTCTATGTTCCGGCGATGCCTGAGTATAAAGAGTTCCTAGCCTACGCCAACAAGCTGTATAAGGAGGGCCTGATCGACCGGGAGTTCTCTACCCAGACTTCCCAGCAGTGGCAGGCGAAGGTGAAGGGTGGATTGGTAGGCGTATACAACGCTTCTCCGACCCTGCTTGACCCTGAGACGACAAAGACGGAGCAGCTTAGTCTGGTTCCGCTTACATCACCGACGAATGATAAGCGAGTTGTGAAGACGCCGGATAGTCTGTATACCAGCCGCGCTGTCATCACCGATAAATGCAAATATCCGGAGGCCGCGATCCGACTGCTCGATATGTTCTATGCGACGGAGGAGAACGCAGTAGACGGCTTCTATGGCAATACGGTCTTCCTGGGCTATGAAGGCGAGCATTGGAAGTACACGGATGACACTAAGACCAAGTATGAATGGATTTCGCCGATCACAGGCTTCAGCGATATTAATAAGTCAGTCTCCGTGAACATGGAGCTGCCTGGGCTGCTGGACTTCACGGCTATCCCAGCGAATTATCCTCTAATGGAGATGAAGGTGAATCAGGTCAATCAGAATCAAGTTCCGTATTATCGAGATGCCTATCCGGTTAACGCCCGCTTCACGACGAAGGAATCAGAGAGAGGGAATGTCATCGAGAATGATCTGTTCTCTTATGTCAACCTGATGACAACGAAGTTCATTATTGGCGAGGAGAGTCTGGATAACTTCAATAGCTATATTGAGACGCTGGATAAAATGGGGCTGCCGGAGCTGATGGAGATTAAAACGGCGGCACTGCAAAGGTGGAACGAAGCGATAAAATAA
- a CDS encoding MarR family transcriptional regulator yields the protein MEKQAYIFGGILTLANRLQVLGDKLDDHITLKQWLFIAVISKLEQPAPTISEVAKVTGNSRQNVKKMAVLLERQGFVSLMQDEQDARIIRIHLTPRCTAYFRDRSGKENEFMASLFDSFDERLTDGLYKGVMRLADNVSRMENELDEKDRR from the coding sequence ATGGAGAAGCAGGCTTATATCTTTGGCGGGATTCTTACTCTGGCTAATCGGCTGCAGGTGTTGGGAGATAAGCTGGATGATCATATTACGCTGAAGCAGTGGCTGTTCATTGCCGTGATCTCGAAGCTGGAGCAGCCGGCCCCGACGATAAGTGAAGTGGCTAAGGTAACCGGGAATTCCCGGCAGAACGTGAAGAAGATGGCGGTCCTACTTGAGAGACAGGGATTTGTATCGCTGATGCAAGATGAGCAGGATGCTAGAATCATCAGAATTCACCTTACTCCTAGATGTACGGCCTATTTCCGGGACAGAAGCGGTAAGGAGAATGAGTTCATGGCTAGTCTGTTCGATAGCTTTGATGAGAGGCTAACGGACGGACTATACAAAGGAGTAATGAGGCTGGCTGATAATGTAAGTAGAATGGAGAATGAGCTTGATGAGAAGGACAGGAGGTAG
- a CDS encoding DUF6544 family protein, with translation MWVIILILVVIIAGILIFFYIPHSMTRAKFEQTVTEQIRSSEAAGSDTFTLEDIQELPEPVRRYFAYSGYIGTAKMSYMKAAFKQVDFIMSPDKPAVKIDYTQYNFVREPVRLAYINTSMYGIPFEGFDSYIDGRGGMKGVLGKVIPLFNQTGGEMNQACLATFLSESLVVPNAALQDYIAWEPIDDTHAKATITYKGISASGVFTFSEVGEALSFTTEDRAVISTDGTVQRVTWSALFKEYKNIGGIRQPTHLQAVWNYEQGDLVYFDSANFMIAYGME, from the coding sequence ATGTGGGTGATTATTCTGATCCTTGTCGTCATCATCGCTGGAATCCTTATATTTTTTTACATCCCCCATTCTATGACCAGAGCTAAATTTGAACAGACAGTCACTGAACAGATCAGAAGCTCTGAAGCGGCTGGGAGTGACACCTTCACGCTGGAGGATATTCAAGAGTTGCCGGAGCCGGTCCGAAGATACTTCGCATACAGCGGATATATCGGCACTGCGAAAATGTCTTATATGAAGGCAGCGTTTAAGCAAGTTGATTTCATCATGTCACCGGATAAACCAGCTGTCAAAATTGATTATACACAGTATAATTTTGTTCGCGAGCCAGTAAGACTGGCCTATATCAATACGTCGATGTATGGCATTCCATTTGAGGGGTTTGACTCTTATATAGATGGGCGTGGGGGTATGAAGGGAGTACTCGGCAAGGTTATACCATTGTTCAACCAGACGGGGGGAGAGATGAATCAGGCCTGTCTCGCCACATTCCTCTCTGAATCGTTGGTCGTTCCTAACGCCGCCCTACAGGACTATATCGCTTGGGAGCCTATTGATGATACTCACGCCAAAGCGACAATTACTTATAAAGGCATATCGGCTAGTGGTGTCTTTACCTTTAGCGAGGTCGGGGAGGCTCTAAGTTTCACAACGGAGGACAGGGCGGTTATATCTACCGATGGAACTGTACAGCGGGTGACCTGGTCGGCCCTCTTTAAGGAATATAAGAACATCGGTGGCATTCGGCAGCCGACTCATTTGCAGGCGGTCTGGAACTATGAGCAGGGCGATCTCGTTTATTTCGATAGTGCTAATTTTATGATTGCGTATGGAATGGAGTAA